GTGGGTGCCCGGTGGCGGACATGCCGGAGCAGGGCGGCACGCGCGCCAAGCGCTCGTCGGCGTGCGCGCGACACCGCGAGGCGACCATCCAGCGCATCATCGCGATGCGGCCGACCGCGGCGGTGCTGTCGAGCTGGGACCATTACGTCCCGATGAAGGGGCGACCCACGCCGTGGCAGGTGTCGTCGGACGTGTGGGAGCAGGGGCTGCGGCGCACGTACACGCGGCTGGCCGGTGCGGGGATCCCGATCGCGGTGGTGCGAGGGACGCCCCGCACCTGGTTCGACGTGCCGGCGTGTCTGTCGCGGCGAGCGGCGAGCCTGCCGTTCGCGGGGGAGTGCACGTACGATCGCGCCGCGTCGCTGTCCGAGGTGGCGGCGTCGGCGCAGACGGCGGCGGCGCGCGGGCTCCGCGTGCGGATCGTGGACATGAACGACCAGATCTGCGCGACCCCGCGCTGCGGCGTCGTGCGGAACGGCGCGATCGTGTTCACCGACGACAACCATCTGACGGCGAGCTTCAGCCGGTCGGTGGCGCCGGTGTTCGGCGCGCGGCTGGCGGCGGCGCTCGGAGAGCTCGGCGCGCGCCTGCCCTGAGGTCATCCGGTCATCGGCACACCGTGCCGCGAAACGCGTCGCCCCCGTGTCCAGCCGTGAGGACGCGGGGGCGATTCGTATCGCTGTGCCACAATCAGCGCAACACGCGCGCCGGTTGACGACGGGATGTACACGCGGATAACGTGGCGCACCGGATGTGGACCGGGACTGTGACCCCCGTCCGCTCATCCGGGTCTCCCACACCGAAGCCGGCCCGAGCGCCGGTCCTACCACGACACGACGTACACGTCGGCAGCGCGCCGCGCCGAGCAGATGCTCGGGACGCGTAGCAGCGCGCCGGCGCGCAGTTAGACGCGGAAAACCGTTCGCGTACGGCAGCCGCCGTGCGCGGTCGCGCATTGCGAGACGTCGTACCAGGCGTACAATTGGCGCCGGACTGTCCAGGCTGCCTCGACCATATCGAGGGCCGGACAACGCCGACGCGTGCCGTCGTTTCCACGTGCCTTCGCCCCGAAGTCGGCCTGCGCTCGAGGCGAGCCTCTCTCCCCCTCCTACCACCTCGGACACCCCGAAGTTTCACAAGGTTGCAGGTCCGTCCCGTCGCAAGGCTCGCAGTCGCCCGTGAACTCCTCACCCCCAGGGGCAGTGACATGAGGTTTCTCCGTACCCACTCCACCTTCTGGTTGGCCGGCGTGCTCGTGGCGCTCGGTTCGGCCGGAAGGGCAGCCGCGCAGGCGCCGGCCACGATCAACGGCCGCGTCACGTCGGATGCCGGCGTGCCGTTGCCCGGCGCGAACGTGATCATCACGGAGCTGAACATCTCCGTGGGCACGAACGCGCAAGGCGGCTTTACCATCCAGATCCCCGGTGCCCGCGTGAACGGGCAGACGGTCCAGCTCCGCGTGCGCTCGGTCGGCTTCCAACCGACGAGTCGCCCCGTCGTGGTGCGGAGCGGAACGCAGACGATGAACTTCGAGCTGAAGACCGACGTGCTCCGGCTCTCCGAGGTCGTCGTGACGGGCGTGGCGGAGGGGACGGAGCGCGCGAAAGTGCCGTTCTCGGTCGGCCGCGTCACCGCGGCCGACCTGCCGGTCCCGGCGCTCGATCCGATGAAGGCGCTCGCCGGCAAGGTGGCCGGCCTGCGCGTCGCGAACACCGGCAGCGGCCGCCCGGGCACCGAGCCCGAGATCCAGCTGCGCGGCCCGACGTCGATCAACGCGACCGGCCGCTCGAACGGCCCGCTCATCATCGTCGACGGCGCGATCATGAACGTGGGCAGCCTCTCGGAGCTCGGCGGGCTCGACATCGAGTCGGTCGAGGTCGTGAAGGGCGCCGCCGGCGCGTCGCTGTACGGCACGCGCGCGGCGAACGGCGTCATCACGATCACGACGAAGCGCGGCTCGAGCGCCGGCCAGGGCATCCGGTTCGGCGTGCGGAGCGAGTACGGCTTCAGCGACCTGAACAGCATCAGCTACGGGATGCCGCTGAACCACCAGCTCCAGCTCGACGAGACGGGCACCCGCTTCTGCGTCGCCGGCTCGCAGAACGTCGCGCCCTGCTCGCGCACGGTCGACTGGATGAAGGAGATCATGCGCATCAACAACGTGAACGCGGACACCACGCGGACCCCGGTCTCGCTCCAGTGGAACGCGCTCACGGTCGGCGGCGGCGAGCTGACGAACGTCTTCCAGTCGCAGATCTGGCCGGGCCGCTACTTCAACCCGCTCGCCCAGGCGCTGCAGCGCAACCCGATCACGCTGAACCAGGTGGACGCGACCGGGACGCTCGGGGCGGTCCGCTTCTACGTCAGCGGCTCGTATCAGGACGAGAAGGGCGCCATCCGCGGGCTCGACGGGGCGCAGCAGCGCCGCGCGCGCGTGAACGTCGACTACGACATCCGCCCCGACCTCAACGTCTCGGTCAGCACGCTGTACGACAACGGCGCGACCGACAACCGGAACGGCGGCGCCGACGGCGGCTCGATCTTCGGGCAGATCCTGCGCGGCATCGCGATCGGCACGGACATGCAGGCGCGCGACACGCTCGGCCGCCTGCTCGTGCGCTCGGGCGGCGCGAACCTCCGCAGCCCGACGGGGAACGGCGGCGCGACGGTGCTCTACGACACCGAGAACCGCATCTCCGACCAGACGTCCGACCGCTACCTCGGCTCCATCACGTCGCGCTACACGCCGGCGGAGTGGGTCACCGTCGAGGGCACGTACGCGTACGACAGCCGCTCGCGCGTGCAGCGCGCGTATCGCATCAAGGGCTATCGCACGACGAGCATCTCGGCGGCGAACAACGCCGGTAACCTGAGCTTCGACAACCGCTACGACCGCTCCATGAACGGCTCGCTCACCGCCACGCTGCGCAAGCAGCTGCGGAGCGATCTGTTCGGGAAGCTGACGTTCCGCGGCCTGTTCGACGACTACCTGCTGCGCACTAACGGCCTCTCGGCCGAGCAGTTC
This DNA window, taken from Gemmatirosa kalamazoonensis, encodes the following:
- a CDS encoding SusC/RagA family TonB-linked outer membrane protein, producing MRFLRTHSTFWLAGVLVALGSAGRAAAQAPATINGRVTSDAGVPLPGANVIITELNISVGTNAQGGFTIQIPGARVNGQTVQLRVRSVGFQPTSRPVVVRSGTQTMNFELKTDVLRLSEVVVTGVAEGTERAKVPFSVGRVTAADLPVPALDPMKALAGKVAGLRVANTGSGRPGTEPEIQLRGPTSINATGRSNGPLIIVDGAIMNVGSLSELGGLDIESVEVVKGAAGASLYGTRAANGVITITTKRGSSAGQGIRFGVRSEYGFSDLNSISYGMPLNHQLQLDETGTRFCVAGSQNVAPCSRTVDWMKEIMRINNVNADTTRTPVSLQWNALTVGGGELTNVFQSQIWPGRYFNPLAQALQRNPITLNQVDATGTLGAVRFYVSGSYQDEKGAIRGLDGAQQRRARVNVDYDIRPDLNVSVSTLYDNGATDNRNGGADGGSIFGQILRGIAIGTDMQARDTLGRLLVRSGGANLRSPTGNGGATVLYDTENRISDQTSDRYLGSITSRYTPAEWVTVEGTYAYDSRSRVQRAYRIKGYRTTSISAANNAGNLSFDNRYDRSMNGSLTATLRKQLRSDLFGKLTFRGLFDDYLLRTNGLSAEQFVVSGIYRADNATANKDINSSREQVKNVGWVTGASLDFKDRYTVDGYFRYDGSSLFGSGNRWAPYGRISGVWQFSKEPFWHIGLIDDARVRASYGTAGTPPRFSAQYETYNIAATGPSLGQAGNSKLRPEVTAETEVGLDFTLLHKVGLELTHARGTTKNQILPVNAPAALGFATQWQNAGTLQNITWELVANLPVIQKKEFNWSMRGSWDRTRTYITELFVPDFVMDAGTSQGTASLFHVTANRAKSNGFPQNRLGNIWGRKFYRTCGDLPQSVQGQCGDGKPFQRNDQGYIVWVGQGNTWRDGITKNLWSTYLPKDQSPWNWPLYFGHPIVDRPLKGEPNEGVGINQVIGNALPDFRLQFSNTVQWKRLTLYGLVDGTFGHDVNNQGEAWGLLDLSSSEFDQANKTVETAKPVGYSWRAGYTDGAGTGGFYDQLGPNNYNVEDASFAKLREVSLTYHLGKVRGVGDWTFGVIGRNLLTLTGYSGLDPEVGATSANNGGSGTNGSGSGLINQVDAFNFPTLRSFTFTVSTRF